A region of the Culex quinquefasciatus strain JHB chromosome 1, VPISU_Cqui_1.0_pri_paternal, whole genome shotgun sequence genome:
ttgtcaattttgtcaattttgtcaattttgtcaattttgtcaattttgtcaattttgtcaattttgtcaattttgtcaattttgtcaattttgtcaattttgtcaattttgtcaatttcttcaattttgtcaattttgtcaattttgttaattttgtcaattttgtcaattttgtaaattttgtaaattttgtaaattttgtaaattttgtaaattttgtaaattttgtaaattttgtaaattttgtaaattttgtaaattttgtaaattttgtaaattttgtaaattttgtcaattttgtcaattttgtcaattttgtcaattttgtcaattttgtcaattttgtcaattttgtcaattttgtcaattttgtcaattttgtcaattttgtcaattttgtcaatttttgtataTTGTAATTTggtatattttgtaaattttgctaattttgtcaatttgtattttatttgtattttagtattttagtattttagtattttagtattttagtattttagtattttagtattttagtattttagtattttagtattttagtattttagtattttagtattttagtattttagtattttagtattttagtattttagtattttagtattttagtattttagtattttagtattttagtattttagtattttagtattttagtattttagtattttagtgttttagtattttagtattttagtattttagtattttagtattttagtattttagtattttagtattttattttagtattttagtattttagtattttagtattttagtattttagtattttagtattttagtattttagtattttagtattttagtattttagtattttagtaatttagtattttagtattttagtattttagtattttagtattttagtattttagtattttagtattttagtattttagtattttagtattttagtattttagtattttagtattttagtattttagtattttagtattttagtattttagtattttagtattttagtattttagtattttagtattttagtattttagtattttagtattttagtattttagtattttagtattttagtattttagtattttagtattttagtattttagtattttagtattttagtattttagtattttagtattttagtattttagtattttagtattttagtattttagtattttagtattttagtattttagtattttagtattttagtattttagtattttagtattttagtattttagtattttagtattttagtattttagtattttagtattttagtattttagtattttagtattttagtagcgcttggagacggtgattttagcggattgcatactggatttcgtcatgtttatGCTCGACTTTTTCAAcaggataagggaaattctccaagTAAGTTTCATCGAATGATTGTTGTTTTGACATTATAGTTTGATGCGAATACGACATTTTTCTCTACAAATAATATTCAAACGACAATGTTTCATCGTAATTTCCATCCACTTGAAGATTGGTTGTGAATGAATGACGCACAAACAAACTCAACGGAAGGTTTCCCAATTCCTCCCAACAACCGTCGTTATCAATCCGTACAACGTTCTCCATGTTCTATACAGAAAGTACATTTCGCGGCacatttaattcaaataaactcTCAACCCCGCGCGTCCATCACGTACGAACCGTCTTCAAGTGGCAGGTGCCTACCCACCGTCCAAATTGGATAATTCCAACAATCAGCGGGTTCAAGAATTTCGCGCAAATCTCCGCGCATCGCACCGAGAAGgagatcaacaacaacaacacactcGAAATTTCTCTATTGCTTAATTGAATAATGTGCGAGGCGCGTTGATCTAATCCCCCAGGGCTTCAGCTTCAGCAGGAGGTTTGAGTTAAGGTTTTCGCTAGGCCGGGATTGCGCGATCAGTCGATCGCGAACCTTTGGATCAACCGGACACACCAGAGGAAACCTGCCGGATTGGATTAAGCTCTACAGGAGTGGTTGTCAGTTGGAGAAAGGAAAGTTACAGTTTTGTGGCAGCTTCTtgaataggttttattttgtcgAGAGTTGGGTTTACAGCCACATTGGTGGTTGGGAAGAGGACGTGGACTTCTTGAGGGCGAATCTGTCGTAGTTTTGGGTGACCACTTCGGCGATCTTTTTCGACCAGAGTCTTCGGGTGGAGGGTTGGAGCAGGATAAAGTTGACGAAGAGCATTAGTCCTTGGTAGGGAGCGGTGAAGCAGAACAAGTAGGACCAGACGAGGTGTGCGTTTTCGGTGATCATCATGCCGAACATCCAGGATAGTCCGAGCTGGAAGAACAGCAGCACCAGCAGGCGAAGTTGAAGCAGGGCCATGTTTTTGTTGGTTGATCGTGTCAGGTTGTCCGGGGCTCGGGACACGTGGTACATGATCAGAAGGAAGCAAGCCAGGTTGACGGTGAGGATCAGTGCGATCGGTATAAGGAGACCGTAGAATTGGGCTTGATCGTGTGGGAAGCAAATGTCCGAAGTGTAATTCTTTTTTGGAAGGTAAAGATCATTGTtttggaagaagaagaagcctaCCGGAGCCAACGGAAGAACCCAGCTCACGATCGTTGCCTTCAGGACACAGTGCGTTGGCCTCAGCTTGCCGAGTACTTTGACAAACTGCATGAACTGCAAGTGCGCGATCACCAGCATCCACATAAAGGTCACCAGGATGGTGTAGTGAATGGAGGCACCCTGTACGGCACACCACATGTCATCGTCGGGTCTACTGAAGTATCCGATGAACGTAAAAACGATCAACTCGATAGCGACCGCAAAGGACAGGTTCAGCAGAATCTTGGTGTTGAACAGGTCGTTCCATCGCGGGAACACGATCGCGGTTATGAAGATCCCCACAATTCCAAACAAGGACAACAAGCAGCCAACCAGCGTGATCGTATCCAGAATCAGTTCAGCGTTCGGATGCTCTTCCGTCAGCTTTTCAGCGCCAACAGCGTCCAGAAAGATCCGCGAGAAGCTCGTCATGTGGGAACACTTGCACAGATTCACGTTGTTCCACTTTCCGGACGATTCGCACCCAATCGGAGACCACCGACTCGTATCGTCACCGTCGTTTCGCAGAAACTTCCAAAACTCGCACGAACTGTTCCGAGCGGGATCCACTTCGCGGACAAACACCGGCAATCGTTCGGGCAGTTCGGATCCGTACCCGGGCACGGTAACGCTAACGATCTTACCGTTAGTTCCGCGACTGTTCTCCCCCAAAGACTCTTGGAAGAAGCGATCGTTGAAGTACACCGAAATGACCACCCGGAACGGGACATCGGGGTTTGAGTTGTTGGGGCGGAGttgtttcattttgtttagaagaGTCCGCGGAACGAAGGAAGCGATCTCGAGGTTCTCGATAGCTAAGGTATCCTCTTCCGAGTCGTCCATCGTTAGTAGTCTGAAACGAGACACGAAGTCTAGGTACAATTTTCATCCAAAGTGTtgtagaatacagatcttggtaaacttttgtaaaaacatgattctaccaagtttttGATACCCAGTGATGACCATTGGACCCTTCGATATCACTATGAACCAGTTGGACAACTTTTAGGATGTTTTTGGTCCTCAAAATCCAAATCTTAAAGTTTGCGGCACCCTATTGCATCGTTATGAACTCGATGAACCCCTTTTGTGATGTTTCGGGCCCTACAGAttttggagtctaccgccgcacagtgggaaaaatcgaGGCAAAAAACGGACTTTATTAATGCCGGTCAATTAGAACTATCAACCAAGACTTTTCTTATGTGAAAAAttccgaggaatcgattggtgatagtGAGAATCCGCGGAAATTTGCGTAAGGCCAGTTTAAGGTcgatttaccctattttttgctgtttttataagttttaaatcacagcaaaaaatccgatggtaaaatcgcatgcaaaagaatgcacatcaccttcgtcaaaataaacacttaatattacacattgcatgtacaatttttgcaacacacaaaaaaaagttgcaaccgacgggattcaaacccagcaccaacagtaaggactgacgCCTTAGCcaactcggccatcagaccggtgAAAatctgaaaggataaacgcatatatgagcttgacatttcggtcaactAGGTTtctcatactgatgggctacatatttcaaagtgtaaaatcacataactttgcataaaataatgcaatatttattctacacccaggccttttacacgcagctggattactacatttttagctgtgta
Encoded here:
- the LOC6044342 gene encoding adhesion G-protein coupled receptor G2 translates to MDDSEEDTLAIENLEIASFVPRTLLNKMKQLRPNNSNPDVPFRVVISVYFNDRFFQESLGENSRGTNGKIVSVTVPGYGSELPERLPVFVREVDPARNSSCEFWKFLRNDGDDTSRWSPIGCESSGKWNNVNLCKCSHMTSFSRIFLDAVGAEKLTEEHPNAELILDTITLVGCLLSLFGIVGIFITAIVFPRWNDLFNTKILLNLSFAVAIELIVFTFIGYFSRPDDDMWCAVQGASIHYTILVTFMWMLVIAHLQFMQFVKVLGKLRPTHCVLKATIVSWVLPLAPVGFFFFQNNDLYLPKKNYTSDICFPHDQAQFYGLLIPIALILTVNLACFLLIMYHVSRAPDNLTRSTNKNMALLQLRLLVLLFFQLGLSWMFGMMITENAHLVWSYLFCFTAPYQGLMLFVNFILLQPSTRRLWSKKIAEVVTQNYDRFALKKSTSSSQPPMWL